A genome region from Altererythrobacter aquiaggeris includes the following:
- a CDS encoding lytic transglycosylase domain-containing protein, which yields MQFRHLALVTAASLAAALPATAARADTAEYFRARIAQSAAPTLLSPADREFYREIFRLIDREQWVDVESRLNSRSGGPLHDVARAEYYLHANSPQIALPAIEALLETGRYLPQAEQLSNLALKRGATSLPSLPQASSLVPQPYASKRVNPRSINDGTLPEEIRAGILDRIKNDDPDGARQLLDGIDSGLSSSARAEWRRRVAWSYYIENDDRAALGMAQTVREGSGPWVAEGDWVVGLAAWRLGDCDLAASGFERAALGSTDPELTAAARYWASRSYIRCRFPERAAEQLRAAAVYDETLYGMLAREQLGQQLAQTHSEADFSNDDWKRLDDEQNVRVAIQLAEIGRSALADEVLRHQARIGNPRDYDALSRLARDLGLPSTQLWMAHNAPRGARSQPVLRYPAPKWTPVSGWEVDPALAYAHALQESNFRAAVVSPAGAKGLMQIMPIAAREHASSLNMDARYANLADPEVNLAFGQRALQQLNTSRATQGKLPKIMAAYNAGLTPVTRWESEIRDQDDPLLYIESIPYWETRGYVGIVMRNYWMYERQAGSASPSRQAMAQGEWPKFPETPRGGR from the coding sequence ATGCAATTCCGCCACCTGGCATTGGTAACCGCCGCATCGCTCGCAGCGGCGCTTCCCGCAACCGCAGCACGTGCCGATACTGCTGAGTATTTCCGCGCAAGGATCGCCCAATCGGCCGCACCCACTTTGCTGTCGCCTGCAGACCGCGAATTCTACCGCGAGATATTCCGCCTGATCGACCGTGAGCAATGGGTCGATGTCGAAAGCCGGCTGAACAGCCGGAGTGGTGGCCCGCTGCACGATGTCGCGCGCGCAGAATATTATCTTCATGCCAACAGCCCGCAAATCGCATTGCCCGCAATCGAGGCGCTGCTGGAAACCGGCCGTTATCTGCCGCAAGCCGAACAGCTATCAAATCTCGCGTTGAAGCGCGGCGCAACCAGCCTGCCTTCCTTGCCCCAGGCAAGCAGCCTTGTGCCGCAGCCTTATGCATCCAAGCGGGTCAATCCGCGTTCGATCAATGATGGCACCCTGCCCGAAGAAATCCGTGCCGGAATTCTGGACAGGATCAAGAATGATGATCCGGATGGCGCGAGGCAGTTGCTGGACGGGATTGATTCCGGTCTGAGCTCGTCAGCCAGAGCGGAATGGCGCCGCCGTGTCGCGTGGAGCTATTACATAGAAAATGACGACCGCGCCGCTTTGGGCATGGCGCAGACAGTCCGCGAAGGCAGCGGGCCCTGGGTCGCGGAGGGCGACTGGGTGGTGGGTCTGGCTGCATGGCGGCTGGGCGATTGCGACCTGGCTGCATCGGGGTTCGAACGTGCGGCACTTGGTTCGACAGATCCTGAATTGACCGCAGCGGCGCGGTATTGGGCAAGCCGGTCCTATATCCGCTGCCGTTTTCCCGAACGGGCGGCCGAACAATTGCGCGCTGCAGCCGTTTACGACGAAACGCTTTACGGGATGCTGGCGCGCGAACAGCTGGGCCAGCAGTTGGCGCAGACCCACAGCGAAGCCGACTTCAGCAACGATGACTGGAAGCGGCTCGACGACGAGCAGAATGTTCGGGTGGCCATCCAGTTGGCCGAAATCGGGCGCAGCGCGCTGGCTGACGAGGTTTTGCGCCATCAGGCACGGATCGGCAATCCCCGCGATTATGATGCGCTGTCGCGGCTGGCACGCGATCTCGGACTGCCCTCGACGCAATTATGGATGGCGCATAACGCGCCGCGCGGGGCACGCTCGCAGCCGGTCTTGCGGTATCCCGCGCCGAAATGGACCCCGGTCAGCGGATGGGAAGTCGATCCCGCGCTCGCTTACGCTCATGCGCTGCAGGAATCGAACTTTCGTGCAGCGGTCGTCAGTCCGGCGGGCGCGAAGGGGCTGATGCAGATTATGCCGATCGCGGCGCGCGAACATGCATCCTCGCTCAATATGGACGCCCGTTATGCGAACCTCGCCGATCCGGAGGTCAATCTGGCATTTGGCCAGCGCGCCTTGCAGCAACTGAACACCAGCCGCGCAACGCAGGGGAAACTCCCCAAGATAATGGCCGCGTATAATGCCGGATTGACGCCTGTGACCCGCTGGGAAAGCGAGATCCGCGACCAGGATGACCCGCTGCTATATATCGAAAGCATCCCTTATTGGGAGACGCGCGGATATGTCGGCATCGTCATGCGCAATTACTGGATGTACGAACGACAGGCCGGCAGCGCATCGCCCAGCCGTCAAGCGATGGCCCAGGGCGAATGGCCCAAATTCCCGGAAACGCCCCGTGGCGGTCGATAA
- the moaB gene encoding molybdenum cofactor biosynthesis protein B has protein sequence MAVDKSLTFTPINIALLTVSDTRTAADDTSGDILAERIAGAGHMLAARMIVQDDAATLAAQLRVWTGDKAIDAIITTGGTGLTGRDVTPEAFGMIKDKDIPGFGELFRWISYGTIGTSTIQSRACAVIANGTYVFGLPGSNGAVKDGWDSILSEQLDSRNRPCNFVELMPRLNEK, from the coding sequence GTGGCGGTCGATAAATCGCTGACTTTTACGCCGATAAACATCGCCTTGCTGACGGTATCGGACACGCGGACGGCGGCAGACGATACATCAGGCGATATTCTGGCGGAACGGATCGCCGGGGCCGGACATATGCTGGCGGCGCGGATGATTGTGCAGGACGACGCGGCCACCCTTGCCGCCCAGCTGCGCGTCTGGACCGGCGACAAGGCGATCGATGCGATCATTACCACCGGCGGTACCGGGCTGACGGGGCGCGACGTGACCCCCGAGGCGTTTGGCATGATCAAGGACAAGGATATTCCCGGCTTCGGAGAATTGTTCCGCTGGATCAGTTACGGCACCATCGGCACCAGCACGATCCAGTCGCGCGCCTGCGCTGTGATTGCAAATGGCACCTATGTGTTCGGCTTGCCCGGCTCGAACGGCGCGGTGAAGGATGGCTGGGACAGCATTCTGTCCGAGCAACTGGATAGCCGCAACAGGCCCTGCAACTTTGTCGAACTGATGCCCAGATTAAACGAGAAATAG
- a CDS encoding DUF1330 domain-containing protein, whose protein sequence is MTDYLNPTRESFEFFKSLPRDTPIHMFNLLRYRKFAEYPGGHENGDKGWSGRRAYEEYGKTSGPIFERVGGTILWRGKMEAMVTGPADMSWDDGFVAAYPHAGRFLEMITDREYQEAVVNRGAALIDSRLMRFAPGEAGGGFG, encoded by the coding sequence ATGACCGACTATCTCAATCCGACCCGTGAGAGCTTCGAATTCTTCAAATCACTTCCGCGCGACACGCCGATCCATATGTTCAACCTGCTGCGTTATCGTAAATTTGCCGAATATCCCGGCGGGCACGAAAACGGCGACAAAGGCTGGAGCGGCCGCCGCGCTTACGAGGAATATGGCAAGACCAGCGGCCCGATTTTCGAGCGTGTCGGCGGCACGATACTCTGGCGGGGGAAGATGGAAGCGATGGTCACCGGTCCGGCTGATATGAGCTGGGATGACGGTTTTGTGGCTGCCTATCCGCACGCAGGCCGGTTTCTCGAGATGATCACCGACCGCGAATATCAGGAAGCGGTGGTCAATCGCGGCGCAGCATTGATCGACAGCCGCCTGATGCGTTTTGCACCAGGCGAAGCTGGCGGCGGGTTTGGATGA
- a CDS encoding long-chain fatty acid--CoA ligase yields the protein MSNAKIGAMQDYKLRVTNIIDHAAREHGSREILTYWADGSETATSWGEVRHDALRMTQALRKLGINAGDRIATLAMNHSRHLVSWYGAVGVGGVLHTINPRLFEDQLEYIANHAEDKVMLYDAAFQPVIDKMKDQWTTIEHYICYDPPAGSDAIAFEDWIGAEDGNTRWADGDERDPCMLCYTSGTTGNPKGVLYEHRSTYLHAMAGLQPHAFDFSVQSVMLPVVPMFHAASWGLPWSGAMAGVKFVYSAVNDPQVLLNLMKREKVSHSAGVPTVWLGIFQHCDATGEELPKLKQAIIGGSAAPRFMIERLMKNGTRVAHAWGMTETSPIGTCGAPTHDWDDLTFDQQVDTVVMQGRPVFGVELRIVDLGDMKTELPRDGKVSGALQIRGPWVIKRYFKAEEDAVDAEQWFDTGDVGIIHPDGTLQLTDRTKDVIKSGGEWISSVELENEAVAHPAIAEAAAIGMPHPKWDERPVLFVVRKEGQQVSADEVKDFLSDKIAKWWMPDAVEFVDDIPHTATGKISKKDLRARFADYRLDA from the coding sequence ATGTCAAATGCCAAGATCGGCGCGATGCAGGATTACAAGCTGCGCGTTACCAACATAATCGATCACGCAGCGCGTGAACATGGTTCGCGGGAAATCCTGACTTATTGGGCGGACGGTTCGGAAACCGCCACCAGTTGGGGCGAAGTGCGGCATGATGCATTGCGGATGACACAGGCGCTGCGCAAACTGGGCATCAATGCGGGTGACCGGATTGCGACGCTGGCGATGAACCATTCGCGCCATCTGGTCAGCTGGTACGGCGCGGTTGGCGTGGGCGGGGTGCTGCATACAATCAATCCGCGCCTGTTCGAAGACCAGCTCGAATACATCGCCAATCACGCCGAAGACAAGGTGATGCTGTATGATGCGGCATTCCAACCTGTGATCGACAAGATGAAGGACCAGTGGACCACGATCGAACATTACATCTGCTATGATCCGCCCGCCGGCAGCGACGCGATTGCATTCGAGGACTGGATCGGCGCCGAGGACGGGAACACCCGGTGGGCCGACGGTGACGAGCGCGATCCCTGTATGCTTTGCTATACCAGCGGCACCACCGGAAATCCCAAGGGCGTGTTGTATGAACACCGTTCGACATATTTGCACGCCATGGCCGGATTGCAGCCGCACGCGTTCGACTTTTCCGTGCAAAGCGTAATGCTGCCCGTGGTGCCGATGTTCCACGCGGCAAGCTGGGGCCTGCCGTGGTCCGGCGCGATGGCGGGTGTGAAATTCGTCTATTCGGCGGTCAACGATCCGCAAGTCCTGCTGAATTTGATGAAGCGCGAGAAAGTCTCTCATTCGGCAGGCGTGCCGACTGTCTGGCTAGGAATTTTTCAGCACTGTGATGCGACCGGCGAGGAACTGCCGAAACTGAAACAGGCTATCATCGGCGGTTCGGCTGCACCGCGATTCATGATCGAGCGGCTGATGAAAAACGGCACGCGCGTCGCGCATGCGTGGGGCATGACCGAAACCAGCCCGATCGGCACTTGCGGCGCACCAACGCATGACTGGGACGATCTGACCTTCGATCAACAGGTCGATACTGTGGTCATGCAGGGCCGTCCGGTGTTCGGGGTGGAGCTGCGGATCGTCGATCTGGGCGATATGAAAACCGAATTGCCGCGTGACGGCAAAGTGTCGGGGGCGCTGCAAATTCGCGGGCCGTGGGTTATCAAACGCTATTTCAAGGCTGAAGAAGATGCGGTCGATGCCGAACAATGGTTCGACACCGGAGATGTCGGGATCATCCATCCTGACGGGACACTGCAGCTGACCGACCGGACGAAAGACGTGATCAAGTCGGGCGGGGAATGGATCAGTTCGGTCGAGCTTGAAAACGAAGCTGTGGCGCATCCGGCAATTGCCGAGGCGGCAGCCATTGGAATGCCGCATCCCAAGTGGGACGAACGCCCTGTGCTGTTTGTAGTCAGGAAAGAGGGACAGCAGGTTTCAGCGGACGAGGTGAAAGATTTCCTGTCCGACAAAATTGCCAAATGGTGGATGCCTGACGCGGTCGAGTTTGTGGACGATATTCCGCATACGGCCACGGGCAAGATCAGCAAAAAAGATCTGCGTGCGCGGTTTGCCGATTACAGGCTGGATGCGTGA
- a CDS encoding 4-(cytidine 5'-diphospho)-2-C-methyl-D-erythritol kinase, with product MALRETAYAKINLALHVRARRPDGYHELETIFAFVDDGDLLTAAPAAQDRLTTVGEFAPQLTDPFDNIVAKTLSQLPRQGGLYITLEKRLPVAAGLGGGSADAGAVFRLVRDAHGLPEDWKLRAAKLGADVPACVASVTCIGRGTGTELAAIENDLAGTPVLLVNPGVALSTAAVFNAWDGQDRGTMPTGSVSEIAQHGRNDLEKPAISQCPVIADVLATLAQTPAFLVRMSGSGATCFALYRSHDVMREAAEMLDSKQPAWWQMQGALR from the coding sequence ATCGCGTTGCGCGAAACGGCCTATGCAAAGATCAACCTTGCGCTGCACGTTCGCGCGCGGCGTCCGGACGGTTATCATGAGTTGGAGACGATTTTCGCGTTTGTCGATGATGGTGATTTGCTGACTGCGGCGCCAGCGGCGCAGGATCGTTTGACAACTGTTGGAGAATTCGCGCCCCAACTGACTGATCCTTTTGATAATATCGTCGCCAAAACGCTAAGCCAATTACCGCGCCAGGGCGGTCTGTATATCACTTTGGAAAAACGCCTTCCGGTCGCGGCTGGCCTGGGCGGAGGGTCCGCGGACGCCGGGGCTGTGTTCCGCCTGGTTCGTGATGCGCACGGATTGCCGGAAGACTGGAAGTTGCGCGCTGCGAAATTGGGCGCTGATGTGCCCGCCTGCGTCGCAAGCGTTACCTGCATAGGGCGCGGGACAGGCACCGAACTGGCCGCGATCGAGAATGATCTGGCCGGAACGCCCGTGCTGTTGGTCAATCCCGGAGTTGCGCTCTCGACTGCTGCGGTATTCAACGCCTGGGACGGGCAGGATCGCGGTACAATGCCCACCGGCAGCGTCAGCGAAATTGCGCAGCATGGCAGAAACGATCTCGAAAAGCCCGCAATCAGTCAGTGTCCGGTGATCGCAGACGTGCTTGCCACGCTCGCACAGACACCCGCATTTCTTGTCCGTATGTCGGGCTCCGGTGCGACTTGTTTCGCGCTTTACCGCAGTCATGACGTCATGCGTGAAGCGGCAGAAATGCTGGATTCGAAGCAGCCGGCGTGGTGGCAGATGCAGGGCGCGCTCAGATGA
- the ilvD gene encoding dihydroxy-acid dehydratase, translating into MPAYRSRTTTHGRNMAGARGLWRATGMKDGDFGKPIIAVVNSFTQFVPGHVHLKDLGQLVAREIEAAGGVAKEFNTIAVDDGIAMGHDGMLYSLPSRDLIADSVEYMVNAHCADAMVCISNCDKITPGMLMAAMRINIPVVFVSGGPMEAGKVIVDGKERALDLVDAMVAAADERYSDEEVAEIERAACPTCGSCSGMFTANSMNCLTEALGLSLPGNGSTLATHSDRKSLFLRAGRLIVTLAKRYYEEDDASVLPRTIASFSAFENAMSLDIAMGGSTNTVLHLLAAAHEAGVDFTMADIDRLSRKVPCLSKVAPAKDDVHMEDVHRAGGIMSLLGQLDQAGLLNTALPTVHSPTMADALDDWDISRTNNPKVHEFFSAAPGGVPTQTAFSQSRRWAELDLDRENGVIRSARHAFSQDGGLAVLSGNVALDGCIVKTAGVDESILTFSGPAKVFESQDDSVTAILTGQIIEGDVVVIRYEGPKGGPGMQEMLYPTSYLKSKGLGAACALLTDGRFSGGTSGLSIGHVSPEAAEGGAIGLIRDGDIIDIDIPGRSVSLRISDDELAMRRSAMESKGDDAWKPADVRPRAVSQALLAYAAMTTSAARGAVRDITQLKTR; encoded by the coding sequence ATGCCCGCCTATCGTTCACGTACGACAACCCATGGCCGCAATATGGCGGGCGCGCGCGGCTTGTGGCGCGCAACCGGAATGAAGGACGGCGATTTCGGCAAACCGATTATTGCGGTTGTGAACAGTTTTACACAGTTTGTCCCCGGACATGTCCACTTGAAGGATCTGGGGCAACTGGTCGCGCGCGAGATCGAGGCTGCGGGCGGGGTAGCCAAAGAATTCAACACGATAGCGGTCGATGATGGCATCGCGATGGGCCATGACGGGATGTTGTATTCGCTGCCCAGCCGCGATCTGATCGCCGACAGCGTGGAATATATGGTCAACGCGCATTGCGCCGATGCGATGGTTTGCATTTCCAATTGCGACAAGATTACGCCGGGAATGTTGATGGCGGCCATGCGGATCAACATTCCGGTGGTGTTTGTTTCGGGCGGCCCGATGGAAGCGGGCAAGGTAATCGTCGATGGCAAGGAACGCGCGCTCGATCTGGTCGATGCAATGGTTGCCGCTGCTGACGAGCGTTATTCCGACGAGGAGGTTGCCGAGATCGAACGCGCGGCCTGCCCGACCTGCGGATCATGTTCGGGTATGTTCACCGCCAATTCGATGAACTGCCTGACCGAGGCGCTGGGCCTGTCCTTGCCCGGCAACGGTTCAACCCTGGCGACGCATTCCGACCGCAAGAGCTTGTTTTTAAGGGCCGGCCGCCTCATCGTGACCTTGGCCAAGCGTTATTATGAAGAAGATGACGCAAGCGTTCTACCGCGCACCATCGCCAGCTTCTCGGCATTTGAAAATGCCATGTCGCTCGATATCGCGATGGGCGGTTCGACCAATACGGTGCTGCATCTGTTGGCTGCGGCGCACGAAGCCGGCGTCGATTTCACGATGGCCGATATCGATCGCCTTTCGCGCAAAGTTCCCTGTCTTTCCAAAGTGGCGCCCGCCAAAGATGATGTGCACATGGAAGATGTGCACAGGGCGGGCGGGATCATGTCGCTGCTGGGCCAACTGGATCAGGCAGGGTTGCTGAATACCGCGCTGCCCACCGTCCATAGCCCCACCATGGCCGATGCGCTTGATGATTGGGACATTTCGCGCACCAACAACCCCAAGGTCCACGAATTCTTCAGTGCCGCGCCCGGCGGCGTTCCGACGCAAACCGCCTTCAGCCAGTCCCGCCGCTGGGCAGAGCTTGATCTGGACCGTGAAAACGGCGTTATCCGCAGTGCCCGGCACGCGTTCAGCCAGGATGGCGGCCTTGCAGTCCTGAGCGGTAATGTCGCGCTGGACGGGTGCATCGTGAAAACAGCCGGTGTGGACGAGAGCATTCTGACTTTCAGCGGCCCCGCCAAGGTCTTCGAAAGCCAGGATGATAGCGTCACCGCCATATTGACCGGGCAAATAATCGAAGGTGATGTGGTCGTGATCCGTTATGAAGGCCCCAAGGGCGGGCCCGGAATGCAGGAAATGCTCTATCCAACCAGCTACCTCAAATCGAAGGGGCTGGGCGCGGCTTGCGCGCTGTTGACCGACGGCAGGTTTTCTGGCGGCACTTCGGGGCTTTCGATCGGCCACGTATCTCCCGAAGCGGCGGAAGGCGGCGCTATCGGCCTGATCCGTGACGGCGATATTATCGACATCGATATACCGGGCCGATCGGTCTCGTTACGGATTTCGGACGATGAGTTGGCAATGCGGCGCAGCGCGATGGAATCAAAGGGGGATGATGCATGGAAACCTGCCGACGTGCGGCCGCGCGCCGTTTCGCAAGCATTGCTGGCCTATGCCGCGATGACCACCAGCGCAGCGCGCGGGGCGGTCAGAGATATTACGCAGCTCAAAACCCGTTGA
- a CDS encoding N-formylglutamate amidohydrolase: protein MNEMVYRRIGSARRGGIVCIGDHASNAVPEDIDLGIAAGLLDNHIAVDIGVEGVTSRLALQHGIAAHIAAVSRLVCDLHRHEHENAVVPVSSDGHAIPGNIGADIESRLATFHRPYHSALADWLGEIEPALIIAVHSFTPVLESKREARPWEVALLYNQDERAARHAIKLFQDEGLCVGDNEPYSGKQLNATMDRHAELAGRPYLTIEIRQDQIADDAGQIRWARLLASVAAKVEQSLRVP from the coding sequence ATGAACGAAATGGTTTACCGGCGCATCGGCAGCGCACGGCGGGGCGGGATAGTCTGTATCGGAGACCATGCGTCCAACGCCGTCCCCGAGGACATTGATCTGGGTATTGCGGCAGGCCTGCTGGACAATCACATAGCGGTCGATATCGGTGTCGAAGGTGTCACCAGCAGGCTTGCCCTGCAACACGGGATTGCGGCGCATATCGCGGCCGTCAGCCGCTTGGTGTGCGATCTGCACCGCCATGAACATGAAAATGCGGTCGTTCCGGTATCGAGTGACGGCCATGCGATCCCGGGCAATATCGGCGCCGATATTGAATCCCGCCTTGCAACGTTTCACAGGCCCTATCACAGTGCGTTGGCCGATTGGCTCGGCGAAATCGAGCCGGCGCTTATTATCGCCGTGCACAGCTTTACGCCCGTGCTGGAGAGCAAGCGCGAAGCCCGCCCGTGGGAAGTGGCATTGTTATATAATCAGGATGAACGCGCGGCCCGCCATGCTATCAAACTGTTTCAGGATGAGGGCCTATGTGTCGGAGATAACGAGCCTTATTCGGGTAAACAGTTGAACGCGACCATGGACCGTCACGCTGAACTCGCCGGCAGACCCTATCTGACAATCGAAATCCGGCAGGACCAGATCGCTGATGATGCAGGGCAAATCCGATGGGCCAGGCTTCTCGCTTCTGTGGCAGCAAAGGTCGAACAGTCATTGCGCGTCCCGTGA
- a CDS encoding electron transfer flavoprotein-ubiquinone oxidoreductase produces the protein MSERESMPCDVVIVGGGVAGLAAAIRLKQINEDLEVIVLEKGSEIGAHILSGAVVDPKALDELVPDWRNQECPMAQTPVTDNLHWVLSASKKYGLPHLMLPPLMSNKGCYTGSLGNLARWMGEQAEALGVMVFPGFPASEVMFSDNGAVRGVITQDMGVAADGSQKADFQPGMEIEAKYTLFAEGARGNLTKQMKARFDLEADCEPQVYGLGIKELWDIDPDKHVPGRVIHTQGWPLSESDSWGGGFLYHQANGQVACGFVTALDYKNPYVSPFQEFQRWKHHPAIAEILEGGKRVAYGARAINEGGWQSIPKLAFPGGALIGCAAGFVNVPRIKGSHTAMKSGMLAAESIAQAIAGGNEHSELSDYEANLRSSWIADELKKVQNAEPAVAKYGGDLGTILGGIDMWMRTLKVGLPISMEHHRDYTTTQRADLYRPIQYPKPDGVLSFDRLTSVAFSYTNHAEDQPNHLKVGDLTLQKESELDVFAGPSTRYCPAGVYEWVTEDGAEPKFVINSQNCVHCKTCDIKDPNQNINWTTPEGGGGPNYPNM, from the coding sequence ATGAGCGAACGCGAATCTATGCCATGCGATGTGGTGATTGTCGGGGGCGGTGTTGCCGGCCTCGCTGCGGCAATCCGCCTTAAGCAAATCAACGAAGACCTCGAAGTCATCGTGCTCGAAAAAGGTTCGGAAATCGGGGCGCATATATTGTCCGGCGCGGTGGTCGATCCCAAAGCCCTCGACGAACTGGTTCCCGATTGGCGCAATCAGGAATGCCCGATGGCGCAGACGCCTGTGACGGACAATCTGCACTGGGTGCTCTCGGCCAGCAAGAAATACGGTTTGCCGCATCTGATGCTTCCTCCGCTGATGTCGAACAAGGGGTGTTACACAGGATCGCTTGGAAATCTGGCCCGCTGGATGGGCGAACAGGCCGAAGCGCTGGGCGTGATGGTTTTTCCGGGATTTCCTGCATCGGAGGTGATGTTTAGCGACAATGGTGCCGTGCGCGGCGTCATCACACAGGACATGGGGGTTGCTGCCGACGGGTCCCAGAAGGCCGATTTCCAGCCCGGTATGGAAATCGAGGCGAAATACACCCTATTTGCAGAGGGTGCGCGCGGTAACCTGACCAAACAGATGAAGGCCAGATTCGATCTGGAGGCCGATTGCGAACCGCAGGTTTACGGGCTTGGCATCAAGGAACTGTGGGATATCGACCCCGACAAGCACGTGCCGGGACGGGTCATCCATACGCAGGGCTGGCCGCTGTCCGAAAGCGACAGTTGGGGCGGCGGGTTTTTATACCATCAGGCAAACGGACAAGTCGCGTGTGGATTTGTGACCGCGCTCGATTACAAGAACCCCTATGTCTCACCGTTTCAGGAATTCCAGCGCTGGAAACACCATCCCGCGATTGCCGAAATTCTCGAAGGCGGAAAGCGGGTGGCCTATGGCGCGCGCGCAATCAACGAAGGTGGCTGGCAAAGCATTCCCAAGCTGGCGTTCCCCGGCGGCGCGCTGATCGGCTGTGCAGCAGGATTTGTAAATGTACCGCGAATCAAGGGAAGCCATACCGCGATGAAGAGCGGTATGCTCGCAGCCGAAAGCATTGCCCAGGCGATTGCCGGTGGTAACGAGCATTCCGAACTATCTGATTATGAAGCCAATCTGCGTAGTAGCTGGATTGCCGATGAACTGAAAAAGGTTCAGAATGCCGAACCTGCAGTTGCCAAATATGGCGGCGATCTGGGGACCATCCTGGGCGGGATCGACATGTGGATGCGGACGCTGAAAGTCGGCCTGCCCATTTCGATGGAGCATCACCGCGATTACACGACAACCCAGCGTGCCGACCTGTATCGGCCGATCCAATATCCCAAACCCGATGGCGTGCTGAGTTTTGACCGGCTGACGTCAGTCGCGTTTTCTTATACCAATCACGCAGAAGACCAGCCTAATCATTTGAAAGTAGGGGACTTGACCCTTCAAAAGGAAAGCGAGCTGGACGTCTTTGCCGGACCATCGACACGCTATTGTCCGGCCGGTGTTTACGAATGGGTGACCGAGGACGGAGCAGAGCCGAAATTCGTTATCAACTCGCAAAACTGTGTCCATTGCAAAACGTGCGACATCAAGGATCCGAACCAGAATATCAACTGGACCACGCCTGAGGGCGGCGGCGGCCCCAATTACCCGAATATGTGA
- a CDS encoding YcxB family protein: MAEHTIRFRITEQDVVRATKLGAARKLPIPVLPLILIGLAVALFAMRWDRMEESAIGTALAPALLALIVVVVLVQYLIIPWNARRHYRQSASLKDEITAQWDAKRIEIKGEHGSLKFDWSDFHRWSEDQAIILLYHSEQAFNAVPKSALDDHQLSSIKSYLQKAGVKKR, from the coding sequence ATGGCCGAACATACGATCCGCTTCAGAATTACCGAACAGGACGTCGTCCGCGCGACAAAGCTTGGTGCCGCACGCAAATTGCCGATCCCGGTCCTCCCGCTGATCCTGATCGGTTTGGCAGTCGCGCTGTTTGCAATGCGGTGGGACCGGATGGAAGAAAGCGCAATCGGCACGGCTCTGGCTCCAGCCTTGCTCGCGCTCATCGTCGTGGTCGTGCTGGTGCAATATTTGATTATCCCGTGGAATGCGCGGCGGCATTACCGCCAGTCAGCGTCGCTCAAGGACGAGATTACTGCGCAATGGGATGCAAAGCGGATAGAGATCAAGGGCGAGCATGGCAGCTTGAAATTCGACTGGTCGGACTTTCACCGCTGGTCTGAAGATCAAGCGATCATACTGCTGTATCACAGCGAACAGGCTTTCAATGCGGTCCCGAAGTCTGCCCTGGATGATCACCAATTATCGAGCATTAAGAGCTATCTACAGAAGGCCGGTGTCAAAAAACGATAA